A region of Hemiscyllium ocellatum isolate sHemOce1 chromosome 41 unlocalized genomic scaffold, sHemOce1.pat.X.cur. SUPER_41_unloc_3, whole genome shotgun sequence DNA encodes the following proteins:
- the LOC132808874 gene encoding uncharacterized protein LOC132808874 → MAAAYLTGLSRLAGVAGSCASGVPGLSLWSGLMGFRLLALVIADRPWGSGPPQLLCNLSSSSSAPLEFCANSCYNHHFRFPLDLFWHLSFLLALLPVFWLYLLAPRPRPGLAPDGLSGGGGLSLEEASGRAQAPSPSRRSRPWPSIACGLALLGLESAFLGVLLKVQLPLVLPTSIRCTAPAGGACVGAGGGTLTCILTARSDKVGALYVMAFSSLLNMAVSLGYIASTCLAPRSCCLT, encoded by the coding sequence ATGGCTGCGGCCTACCTGACAGGCCTGAGCCGGCTGGCTGGAGTTGCTGGGAGCTGTGCGTCGGGGGTCCCGGGGCTGTCCCTCTGGTCAGGCCTGATGGGATTCCGGCTGTTGGCGTTGGTCATCGCTGACCGCCCGTGGGGCAGTGGGCCCCCCCAGCTCCTGTGtaacctctcctcctcctcctccgcccCCTTGGAGTTCTGCGCCAACTCCTGCTACAACCACCACTTCCGCTTCCCCCTCGAcctcttctggcacctcagcttcCTGCTGGCCCTTCTGCCCGTCTTCTGGCTCTACCTGCTGGCCCCCCGCCCCAGGCCGGGCCTAGCCCCGGACGGGCTGAGCGGCGGAGGCGGTTTGAGCCTGGAGGAGGCCTCAGGCCGGGCCCAGGCTCCGTCCCCGTCCCGGAGGTCGCGACCTTGGCCCTCCATCGCCTGCGGACTTGCCCTGCTGGGCCTTGAGTCTGCCTTCCTGGGGGTCCTGCTCAAGGTCCAGCTGCCCCTGGTGCTGCCCACCTCCATCCGCTGCACCGCGCCCGCAGGGGGTGCCTgcgttggggctggagggggcaCCCTGACCTGTATCCTCACTGCCCGCTCCGACAAGGTGGGGGCGCTCTACGTCATGGCCTTCAGCTCCCTCCTCAACATGGCTGTCTCCCTGGGTTACATCGCCAGCACCTGCCTGGCCCCTCggagctgctgcctgacctga